The genomic stretch AGTCGGCGAATGGATAAGCGCGCTCAAAGCAGGTCACATAGTCGCGCCATGCCACATCGTTTTCGGTGTCTTTGTTCTTACCGATATTGATGCCAAGGACGCCCGGCTTCTTATTAGCACGCACAAAACGCGAAGCCTCGATATTGCGGATCGCCGCATCGATGCCGTCGTTGTTGAAACCCATGCGATTGATGATGGCCTGTTCTTCCGGAATACGGAACAGGCGTGGTTTCGGATTGCCCGCTTGAGGACGCGGCGTAATCGTGCCGACTTCAACAAAACCGAAACCCAGCGCAAACAGTGCATCGATGTGCGCCGCATTCTTATCGAGCCCGGCCGCCAGGCCAACAGCATTTGGAAAATCGAGGCCGAATGCTCGGATCGGATGCGAGGGTGGGCGTTTGGTGACCAACCCCGTCATGCCTAATGCATAGAGTCGTTCAAGCCCCGCAAGGGTGGCAGCATGGGCCCGTTCGGGGTCCATGCGCATCAGGAAGGGGCGTGTGATCGGATACACGATCAGAAGTCGAACTTGATGCCTTGGGCCAAAGGCAACGCGTCAGAGTAATTGATCGTGTTGGTCTGACGACGCATATACGCCTTCCATGCATCCGAACCGGATTCGCGGCCACCACCGGTTTCTTTCTCGCCACCGAATGCGCCGCCAATTTCTGCGCCGGAGGTACCGATATTGACGTTGGCGATACCGCAGTCAGAACCTGTGGCAGCCAAGAACGCCTCAGCGCGCTTCAAGTTGGTCGTGAAGATTGCGGATGACAGACCTTGCGGCACTGCGTTCTGCATATCAATCGCTTGGTCGATGTCTTTGTACTTCATGACATACAGGATGGGTGCGAAGGTTTCATGTTGCACAACCTCAGCGTCATTGCCGAGCCCTGTCACGATGGCCGGCTTCACGAAGAACCCATTGCCTTCGATTGCAGTGCCGCCGATTTCAATCGTGCCACCGGATTGTTTCGCTTTTGCGATCGAATCGAGGAAGGCATCCACAGCATCCGACGAGTTCAACGGTCCCACCAAGTTGGCCGGGTTGGTCGGATCGCCGATCTTGCCTTCGACTTGTCCATAAGCCGTCACCAACTTGGCCAAGACATCTGCGTAGATGGATTCATGCACGATCAAACGTCGTGTCGTGGTGCAGCGTTGGCCACAGGTGCCGACAGCGCCGAATACGATGGCCGGAATCGCCAATTTCAGATCGGCACTTTCGTCCACGATGATGGCGTTGTTGCCACCCAGCTCAAGCAATGAGCGACCCATGCGGCGTGCGACGCGCTCACCGACCGTGCGGCCGACCTTGGTTGAGCCGGTGAAACTGACCAATGCAACACGTTTGTCGTCAACGAAATCTTGAGCGAGGTCGGTGCCTGCATCGTTGAAGAGGAAGAAGATGTCGGGGAAGCCAGCAGCATTCAATGCTTCGTTGCAGATCTTCATCGAAGCGATCGCCGACAGCGGCGTCTTCGGTGAAGGTTTCCACACGGTCACGTTGCCGCAGACTGCCGCAACAAAGCTATTCCACGCCCACACGGCGACGGGGAAGTTAAACGCGCTGATGACACCCACAACGCCGATCGGGTGCCATTGTTCGTACATGCGGTGGCCCGGACGTTCACTGTGCATGGTGAGGCCGTACAGCTGACGCGACAAACCGACAGCGAATTCGCCGATGTCAATCATCTCTTGAACTTCGCCGTCACCTTCCGGCTTCGACTTGCCCATTTCCAATGCGACGAGCGAGCCCAACGCGTCTTTGTTTGCACGCAGCGCGTCTGCACACAAGCGGATGGCTTCGCCACGCTTCGGTGCCGGCACTTTGCGCCAAGCTTTAAAGGTTTCCGTTGCCCGCGCCATCATCGTGTCGTAGTCAGCGCGACTGCTTGCATGGACCTTACCCAGGACTTCGCCCGTGGTCGGGTTGACGGGTTCCAGCACCCCGGCATCTCGCGTGGATGACCATTCGCGATTGCCAAGGTAGGTGCCCGATTCGGTGTCGTTTAAGCCGAGGGCGGTCAGTACTGGATGCATGAGGAACTCCGTGTATTAAATTCGAGTAACAAAACTGGCGTGGTGACCCCGGCGCGATTCGAACGCACGACCTGTCCCTTAGGAGGGGACCGCTCTATCCAGCTGAGCTACGGGGCCAAGAGTCAGACAAAAGGCAATGTCTAAGGATACCTCATGCCTGTTCAGACTTCGCCCGAACTAATGGATATGGCGTAGCAGTTGTAGGCCGCCGTGGCCTATGGAATAGCCTTGTTTCATAGCCTCAGAGACGTATTCGCTGGCATCCGCGCAGGCTTTGGGCAGCGTCATGCCTTTGGCGAGTTGCGCGGCAATGGCTGAGGCAAAAGTACATCCGGTGCCGTGCCCTTCGACGGGCAGGCGTGGGTGGACGAACTCGAAGTGGTCGAATTGTGTAAAGAGTCGATCAATGACTTGATCGCCTTCGTCGAGGTGCGCGCCTTTTGCCATCACCGCAGACACGCCCATGTCGAGCAACAGTTGTGCAGCGCGCGCGATGTCTTCTGCGTTTCGGATGGATGTCTCTGTCAACGTTTCCAGCTCAGGCACGTTCGGTGTAATCACGGTCGCCCGTGGCAGCAGTAAACGATTCAAGGCATGCACGGCATCTGCTTCCAGCAGGCGTGCGCCTGAGGTGGCGATCATGACCGGATCCAGCACGACGGGCACGTTTGGATGCGCTTGCAGTGCTTCCGCGACTGTCTCAATAATCTGCCGGTTCGCCAGCATGCCGATCTTGACTGCAGAAATCTCAAAGTCCGCGAAGCATGCCTCAAGCTGTGCACGGACGAAGGGAATACTCGGCACCTCAATACTGATGACGCCCAGCGTATTTTGCGCCGTCAGCGCAGCGAAAACCGAGAGGCCATGCACGCCGAGTGCGGCAAACGTTTTTAAATCCGCTTGAACGCCTGCGCCACCGCCAGAGTCAGATCCGGCGATGGTCATGGCACAACGAGGCGGATCTTGATCGTGCATAGATACTTAGAGGACTTCCGAGGCGTGGTCTGCCAAACGCGAACGTTCGCCGCGACGCAAGGTGATATGCGCACTATGCGCCCAACCCTTGAATCGATCGACGACGTAGGTCAGACCGGATGTGGTTTCGGTCAGGTAGGGCGTATCAATTTGCTCAACGTTGCCTAGGCAGACGATTTTCGTACCAGGACCCGCGCGCGTAATCAGCGTCTTCATCTGTTTGGGCGTCAAATTCTGCGCTTCGTCCAAAATCAGGTAGCGGCTTAGGAAAGTACGACCGCGCATAAAGTTCATCGAACGGATCTTGATGCGGGAGGCCAACAGATCATTTGTCGCTGCACGTCCCCATGCACCGCCTTCTTTTGCATTGGGCATGAGCACTTCAAGATTGTCGGTCAAGGCGCCCATCCACGGCGTCATCTTTTCTTCTTCCGTGCCGGGCAAGAAGCCGATGTCTTCGCCAACGCTCACCGTGGCGCGGGTCATGATGATTTCACGATAGCGCTGCACATCCATCGACTGCGCAAGGCCGGCCGCAAGCGTCAGCAGCGTTTTACCGGTGCCTGCGGTGCCGAGTAGGGTAACGAAATCGATCTCCGGCTCCATCAATGCATTGAGCGCGAAGTTTTGTTCACGGTTGCGAGCCGTGATGCCCCACACTGCGTGTTGGGGATTGCGGTAGTCATCCACAATTTGCAACACCGCTTTGCTGCCATCGATGCCGACAACGCGAAATTCAGATTGCTCGTCGCCCGGTAGATACAAGAACTGATTCGGATACCAATCGTCGCCTTCAAGCACGCTGACTTCATAGAAAGTGCGCCCGTGTTCGGTCCACGAACGCAAATCCTTGCCATTTCGCGTCCAAAACTCACCATCAAGCGCCGTAGCACCGGTATAGAGCAAGTTGAAGTCATCGAGCGCCCGATCGTTCTCATAGTCTTCCGAACGAATGCCGGCAATCGCGCCTTTGATTCTTAAATTGATGTCTTTGG from Lysobacter sp. HDW10 encodes the following:
- the thiD gene encoding bifunctional hydroxymethylpyrimidine kinase/phosphomethylpyrimidine kinase; amino-acid sequence: MTIAGSDSGGGAGVQADLKTFAALGVHGLSVFAALTAQNTLGVISIEVPSIPFVRAQLEACFADFEISAVKIGMLANRQIIETVAEALQAHPNVPVVLDPVMIATSGARLLEADAVHALNRLLLPRATVITPNVPELETLTETSIRNAEDIARAAQLLLDMGVSAVMAKGAHLDEGDQVIDRLFTQFDHFEFVHPRLPVEGHGTGCTFASAIAAQLAKGMTLPKACADASEYVSEAMKQGYSIGHGGLQLLRHIH
- a CDS encoding aldehyde dehydrogenase family protein, producing MHPVLTALGLNDTESGTYLGNREWSSTRDAGVLEPVNPTTGEVLGKVHASSRADYDTMMARATETFKAWRKVPAPKRGEAIRLCADALRANKDALGSLVALEMGKSKPEGDGEVQEMIDIGEFAVGLSRQLYGLTMHSERPGHRMYEQWHPIGVVGVISAFNFPVAVWAWNSFVAAVCGNVTVWKPSPKTPLSAIASMKICNEALNAAGFPDIFFLFNDAGTDLAQDFVDDKRVALVSFTGSTKVGRTVGERVARRMGRSLLELGGNNAIIVDESADLKLAIPAIVFGAVGTCGQRCTTTRRLIVHESIYADVLAKLVTAYGQVEGKIGDPTNPANLVGPLNSSDAVDAFLDSIAKAKQSGGTIEIGGTAIEGNGFFVKPAIVTGLGNDAEVVQHETFAPILYVMKYKDIDQAIDMQNAVPQGLSSAIFTTNLKRAEAFLAATGSDCGIANVNIGTSGAEIGGAFGGEKETGGGRESGSDAWKAYMRRQTNTINYSDALPLAQGIKFDF
- a CDS encoding PhoH family protein, whose product is MTQGKRIYVLDTNVLMHDPTALFKFEEHDVYLTMQVIEELDNGKKGTSEASRNARQVSRFINELIEAQGTDQIEKGLQLKQPGSIQLKSGDARGVLRFQTKGFGGGESLGTSMADNHILAAIVALQAQEPDTPVVFVSKDINLRIKGAIAGIRSEDYENDRALDDFNLLYTGATALDGEFWTRNGKDLRSWTEHGRTFYEVSVLEGDDWYPNQFLYLPGDEQSEFRVVGIDGSKAVLQIVDDYRNPQHAVWGITARNREQNFALNALMEPEIDFVTLLGTAGTGKTLLTLAAGLAQSMDVQRYREIIMTRATVSVGEDIGFLPGTEEEKMTPWMGALTDNLEVLMPNAKEGGAWGRAATNDLLASRIKIRSMNFMRGRTFLSRYLILDEAQNLTPKQMKTLITRAGPGTKIVCLGNVEQIDTPYLTETTSGLTYVVDRFKGWAHSAHITLRRGERSRLADHASEVL